The genome window AGCCTTTCTCCGCCTGCGAGATGAACGGTCACCGCCTTTTTGCCATCCGTCTCGATGCGCTCGACGGAGGCAGTACGAAGCTTGCCGCCTCGCGAGACGTAGAACTTGGTAAGCCGCTGTTGCACCAGCCCTGGATCGGAGAACTGCAACCACCCTTCCAGCAGCACCCCGCATGAAATCGGGCCGTCGAGAGCCGGTTCGAGTGATCGCAATTCCTCACCTGTGAGGAACCTGTGATTGAAGCCATGCTGCCGACGAAGGTCCCACGAAAACTGATCGGCTTCGTAATCGGCCTTGGAGTTGAAGGCCATGATGTTCTCTGCCGGCACAAGATTGTCGGATATGCCGACTTGCGCAAACAATGCCTTATAGTCGTCCTCTGCCCTGTTCGTCAGAGGCGCCATAGCTTTGGCAATCTCAAGAACGCGCTTTCGCCGTCCGGACCAAAGGAAACGCAGCAGCCAGGGCATCTGCGTAATCATCTCCTTTGGGCGCACGAACAGCGGGCTTTCCGGATCGAGCAGCCATTTCGGTATTTTGGTGATGACCCCGGGCTTGGAAATGGGAACCACCTCTCCCACGGCAAGAAGGCCGCAATTGCCGTAGCTTGCGCCTTCGGTTGCAATTCCACGATCGACGAGTTCGACCGAAAAACCCTCATTTTGCAAAGCAATGGCCGTACATACGCCTATGATACCACCGCCAATGATCGTCACATCGCTCACGGGCTATGCCTCTTCAACTTGCTTTGGAGGCTGCCGCATGGGGAGTTGATATGACGCCGCCGACCGCCCAGTTGCCTCTTTCGACTTCACTGAAAACGATCTGCACGTCCTTGATCCCGCAGCCCGCGATCCTGGCAAGTTCCTTCGTGAAGACCTCGGCAATTTCATTCTTTTGCTGCTGGCTACGGCCACTTAACATTTCAACTCTGACGACGGGCATGGGGATCTCCGGTTTTGCTCAAGCAGTCGAACGGCTCTCATCAAACCGCTTCCGCTTCAGCTGGCACTTGTCCAGGACCGCGCTTGACTGCTGAAAAAGATATTGCATATCTAATGTCGACATTCCATAGGCAATATGCAAGGATTTGAAAATTGCGCATCACACAGGATGCTCAAATCTGCAGAAAGGCTTGCGCGCATGATTTCCGGAAAGACGAAGATTTTCTATATGCTGGCGGATCCGATCGGACACGTCAGGACGCCCGAGGTGATCAATCCGGTCTTCGCTGCGCGGGGCATCGATGCTGTGATGGTGCCAATTCACTATACGCCAGAGGATTTCGTGCTCGGCTGGTCGGCGATGAAGCGGACAAAGAATCTGGGCGGAATCGTCGTCAGCGTACCGCTAAAAGAGCAGGCGCTTGAGCTTGCTGACGAAGCCGATGATGTTGCCAGCGAGCTGGGGGCCGCCAACGTGATCAGGAGAACCGACGACGGCCGGATGATCGCGACAAATTTGGATGGGCGAGGCTTCCTTCGCGGCGTGCTGAATGAAGGGGTTGATGCCCGCGATCGAAGAGTATTGTTGGTCGGGGCCGGTGGTGCCGGGAAAGCGATTGCATTCAGTCTGGCAAAAACCGGTTGCCGTTCCCTTCGGGTAAGCGACGTCGATGGCGCGCGCGCTCAGGCGCTGGTCCACGAGATCAGCAGGCGTTATCCCGATTTCGATGTCACCACCTCGGGCAACCATCTCGCTGATATCGATTTGCTGATCAACGCCACGCCATGCGGCCTATATCCGGACAAGGACCCGTTGCCGGTCGACGTCTCGGAACTGCGGCCGGACATCATGGTCGCCGACATCATTATGAAGCCGCGCGAAACGCCGCTGCTGAAAGCCGCCCAAGCGGCCGGTTGCGAAATCCGCTATGGCGCAGGCATGCTCGACTCGCAGATTGACCTAATGGTCAGCTATTTTGGATATTAGAAACGCATCGGAGCGGCGGTCTATTTCCCATAATCGAGTGAGAGCTTGGCCGTCAGATTCTGGTTCAGGAACTCCATGAACCGGCCTCTGAACTGGACAGCATGCAAATGCGCCTGATGTTCCGCGGCGTCGGCATTTTGTTCCTCGATGGCGGCAACCATTGCCGTATGGCCTTCCGCCAGCTCTTCGACGGAGAGGTTCGGATCCAGCGATTGATATTTGAAATGAAAGAACAAGAGGCGTCGCCCCTCCTGCAGGAGGCGGCGATATGAATCGGCGAAGTAGGAGTTTCTGCAGGCGTAGGCAATGGACATATGAAATTCGAAGTTCTTCTCGATCATTCCGATGCAATCACCGGAGATCAACGCCTTCTGAGCCTCGACCTCGTAGTTTTTCTGGGCGGCACGGATCTTTGTGAAGTCCGCACTCGTGCGATGTAGTGCAGCAAGGCGCGTTACCACGCGCTGCAAAAGATCCAGGGCATCCAGGAATTCCGGCATTTTGTCGAATTCCATCGGCGTTACGATCGTGCTGCGGTTCGGCAGAATTTGAACCAGTCCTTCGCCTGAAAGCCGGACCAGGGCTTCCCGAATGGGCGATCTCGACAGGTCAAAGCGCTCGCTGAGACTTATTTCATCCAGAGGAGCGCCAGGAGCGATATGAACGCGCAGGATATCATCGCGGAGCTTTTGGTAGACACGAGAGCTGCCCGTCTCCTTGGGCGTTTCGGCTTTTTGATCGGTGCGCTGTTCTCGCATCCTGTACTCCTAAATCGCTGCCTCGCGTTTCGCGGTGGTCACCTGTTGTCAATGACCTGACTCTGCGCCGCACGCAACGTTTTTTGCCTGCCGAAGCAGGCTGAGTTATTTGTCGACATTAAAACTACAATTCTTGCGGTCAACAAGTTTCGGCATTGGAACAGGAAATCAAGCGGAGACTTTTGTCAGACGGACAGCCAAGCGGGAAGGGCGAGATCGACATAACCCTTGCATGCGGCATCCACACACCGCTCCAAGCTTCCGAAATAGAAGCCCTTGTTGACCGCGGCGGGGCCGTAGTGGGCATATTTTCCTGAGTTCGTCAGGATATTTCTGACTTCACGCGCCACAACAGGTTCGCCGATCAGACACCAGCAGGTATCGTTCATGAACTTGCCGCCGAAGTCGGAGATTGTCTTCACATAACCTGCAGCCTTTGCCTTTTCGAACACGTCGCGTCCGCAGGTGATGATGAGACTGACGCCGTCAGCCTTTTTTCTGCCGGCGCATAGTTTGGAAAGTCGCTCGCATTCCGTCAGCGAAAAGTGGGGATTGCCGAGGGAAACGAGGTCCACGTCTGGTGTGACGGCGTTGTTCAACTCGTGCCAGGTTTCCGTCAATTCCTCGACACTGACGATATGGCTTCTGCAATCGGAAGCTCCCGTTGCTTCCTCGACAGTCCCGGCTTCCGGAGTAATGCTTACGATATGGAACATCGCCGCCGCGGAGGTGGTCGCAAAAGCTGCGCCGAACGCCTTGAGGTCATCACGCGAAATCGCCAGGTCTTCCAGCCCGCAAATCACAGGTATGTCGTTCGTAGCAATCTTTCCGATATGGTATCCCAGCGCAGGGTAATAGGAATCGTCCGGTTCGAGCGGCCGTGGGACATCGATCCTGAGCGTCGCAAGGCGCTTGGATTCCACATGGCAGTCGGCGTTCGGCGCGCGTCCCGTGATGGCGACCAGAATGTCGAGGTAGTCGGGATATTTCATCGTCCGCGCGCCCAGGACGGAATTTGCGAAGACGACCGCGTTTGACTCCGCCCACGCGATCTGCTGGCCGAATACCGGCGCGCCGTCGAGCAGATAGGGAGCGCAGGTGTAGGTCGGCTTGACGCCCATCTTCACATAGGTTTCCGCCAGCTCGTCAGATGGGAGGCCCATTTTGTCGTCGACTCCGAGGTGTTTCCATTGGCGGCGGTCGACGCAAAGGGCGTT of Rhizobium sp. NXC24 contains these proteins:
- a CDS encoding FAD-dependent oxidoreductase; translated protein: MSDVTIIGGGIIGVCTAIALQNEGFSVELVDRGIATEGASYGNCGLLAVGEVVPISKPGVITKIPKWLLDPESPLFVRPKEMITQMPWLLRFLWSGRRKRVLEIAKAMAPLTNRAEDDYKALFAQVGISDNLVPAENIMAFNSKADYEADQFSWDLRRQHGFNHRFLTGEELRSLEPALDGPISCGVLLEGWLQFSDPGLVQQRLTKFYVSRGGKLRTASVERIETDGKKAVTVHLAGGERLSIRRLAICAGAWSGKLVRHLGIEVPIAALQGYHHHLPKPGVKLNRAVLYANGGFVLTPMESGLRIGGTIEVAGLDPRPNFERANIIARKAVGILPGLDISGGQQWMGPRPFMPDTLPVIDRAPNHDNVVLAFGHGQVGMTLGATTGRIISDLIAGRTPGLDLSPYRSTRF
- a CDS encoding tautomerase family protein yields the protein MPVVRVEMLSGRSQQQKNEIAEVFTKELARIAGCGIKDVQIVFSEVERGNWAVGGVISTPHAAASKAS
- a CDS encoding shikimate dehydrogenase; the protein is MLADPIGHVRTPEVINPVFAARGIDAVMVPIHYTPEDFVLGWSAMKRTKNLGGIVVSVPLKEQALELADEADDVASELGAANVIRRTDDGRMIATNLDGRGFLRGVLNEGVDARDRRVLLVGAGGAGKAIAFSLAKTGCRSLRVSDVDGARAQALVHEISRRYPDFDVTTSGNHLADIDLLINATPCGLYPDKDPLPVDVSELRPDIMVADIIMKPRETPLLKAAQAAGCEIRYGAGMLDSQIDLMVSYFGY
- a CDS encoding GntR family transcriptional regulator, with amino-acid sequence MREQRTDQKAETPKETGSSRVYQKLRDDILRVHIAPGAPLDEISLSERFDLSRSPIREALVRLSGEGLVQILPNRSTIVTPMEFDKMPEFLDALDLLQRVVTRLAALHRTSADFTKIRAAQKNYEVEAQKALISGDCIGMIEKNFEFHMSIAYACRNSYFADSYRRLLQEGRRLLFFHFKYQSLDPNLSVEELAEGHTAMVAAIEEQNADAAEHQAHLHAVQFRGRFMEFLNQNLTAKLSLDYGK
- a CDS encoding aconitase X yields the protein MLGECLVQGAQAGEVLFANIGLSFMGGVNPKTGEVIDTHHPLNGKSVCGKVLAIPSGRGSCAGSLAIFELLMNGHAPKALIFQHRETILTLGVIIAKELFDKGIPVVCLKPEDFASLASASHAVVRHGSVEVLDTPPSSVSGGDDLPHLDLDGFDLTENDRHFLAGAYGEAGKVAMRIIIRTAQLEGANSLIDIDMAHIDGCFYHGPAGLEFAKRLLDLGGRVRVPSSMNALCVDRRQWKHLGVDDKMGLPSDELAETYVKMGVKPTYTCAPYLLDGAPVFGQQIAWAESNAVVFANSVLGARTMKYPDYLDILVAITGRAPNADCHVESKRLATLRIDVPRPLEPDDSYYPALGYHIGKIATNDIPVICGLEDLAISRDDLKAFGAAFATTSAAAMFHIVSITPEAGTVEEATGASDCRSHIVSVEELTETWHELNNAVTPDVDLVSLGNPHFSLTECERLSKLCAGRKKADGVSLIITCGRDVFEKAKAAGYVKTISDFGGKFMNDTCWCLIGEPVVAREVRNILTNSGKYAHYGPAAVNKGFYFGSLERCVDAACKGYVDLALPAWLSV